The following coding sequences lie in one Montipora foliosa isolate CH-2021 chromosome 11, ASM3666993v2, whole genome shotgun sequence genomic window:
- the LOC137977575 gene encoding uncharacterized protein encodes MDPRYGSPRAIDAVDPAIPSYDSWPTLPSTRVEKRSPCSPCCRRRLTWSSVSVLEMVLMILTVVYCFFLPKKYLEHILPEDSGKSASQITELSQWTLRMFGSMVCVQIALLVAGIGWGDAISRKIIYWGMLTGDILLVAIQAAFVHSMSIWHGVNIAIVTVASAFGLFRIIVLILSPRWWQWASEATL; translated from the exons ATGGATCCTAGATACGGAAGCCCAAGAGCTATCGACGCCGTGGATCCTGCTATACCCTCATACGATTCATGGCCCACGTTGCCTTCCACACGCGTGGAGAAGCGTTCGCCTTGCAGCCCTTGTTGTCGACGGCGTTTGACATGGAGCTCTGTCAGCGTGTTGGAGATGGTTCTGATGATTTTAACAGTCGTGTACTGTTTCTTTTTGCCCAAAAAATATTTAGAGCATATACTCCCGGAAGATTCAGGAAAAAGTGCCAGTCAAATAACGGAGTTGAGCCAATGGACACTTCGTATGTTTGGAAGTATGGTTTGTGTGCAG ATAGCCCTTCTTGTTGCTGGTATTGGCTGGGGAGATGCAATCAGTAGGAAAATCATTTACTGGGGGATGCTGACCGGGGACATCCTGCTTGTCGCCATTCAAGCAGCATTTGTGCACAGCATGTCTATATGGCATGGAGTCAACATTGCAATTGTCACCGTGGCATCCGCATTTGGGCTTTTTAGAATAATCGTATTAATTTTAAGTCCAAGATGGTGGCAGTGGGCTTCAGAAGCTACCCTGTAG